In the genome of Deinococcota bacterium, the window GTCGCTTAGGCGCACGATGACCGGCTTGGGAGCAAAGGCGGCGGCGATGGTGGCGACCCCTTCGGCGAGCTTCTCGACGAAGAAGTCGGCCGGGTTCTTGTAGCCGGCGGTCCGCGCCTCGACCAGGACCTTTAGCTCGCTGGGCAGCTCGGGGTAGTCGATGAGCGCCCGCGGGTGGACACCGACGACGTTGTTGATGATGAACTCGACCCTGGCCAGGCCGACCCCGGCGTTGGGCAGGGCGGCAAAGGCAAAGGCGCGCTCGGGGCTGGCCACGTTCATCATGATCTTGACGCCCAGCTCGGGCATGGCGCTCAGTTCGACCCTGTCCACCTCGAAGTCGAGAAGGCCCTTATAGACGTTGCCGGTGTCGCCCTCGGCGCAGGAGACGGTGATCTCGCTGCCGTCCTCGATAAGGTGGCTGGCCTCGCCGGTGCCGACGACCGCCGGGATGCCCAGCTCGCGGGCAATGATGGCGGCGTGGCAGGTGCGCCCGCCGCGGTCGGTGACGATGGCGCTGGCGCGCTTCATCACCGGCTCCCAGTCGGGGTCGGTCATGTCGGTGACGAGCACGTCGCCCGCCTCGACCTTGTCCATCTCGCGGGCGTCACGGATCACCCGCGCCCGGCCCGCGCCGATGCGCTGGCCGACGCTGCGGCCGGTGATGAGCAGCTCGCCCCGGCCCTTCAGCGAAAAGCGCTCGAGCACCCTACCCGTCCGGCTCCGCACCGTCTCGGGCCGCGCCTGGAGGATGTAGAGCCTGCCGTCCTGGCCGTCCTTGGCCCACTCGATGTCCATCGGCCGGCCGTAGTGGTCCTCGATAATGAGCGCCTGGCGGGCCAGGGCGAGGACCTCCTCGTCGGTGAGCGAAAAGCGCCCGCGCGCCTCCGCGTCGACGTCCACGGTCCTGACTGCTTCGGCTCCTTCGCCGTAGACCATCTTGAGCGCCTTTGAGCCCAGGGTGCGGTTCAAAATCGCTGGCCGGTCCGCCCGCAAACCCGGCTTGTAGACGTAGAACTCGTCGGGGTTGACCGCGCCCTGGACCAAGAGCTCGCCCAGGCCGTAGCTCGAGGTGATGAAGACCGCCTCCCGAAAGCCCGACTCGGTGTCCAGGGTAAAGACCACGCCGCTGGCGCCCAGGTCGCTCCTGACCATGCGCTGCACGCCCGCCGACAAGGCCACCTCGCCGTGGTCGAAGCCGTGATGGACGCGGTAGGCGATGGCGCGGTCGTTGTAGAGCGAGGCGTAGACCTTGCGCACCGCCGCCAAGACCTCTAAGACGCCGCGCACGTTGAGGTAGGTCTCCTGCTGCCCGGCGAAGCTCGCCTCGGGCAGGTCCTCGGCGGTCGCCGACGAGCGCACCGCCACCGCCAGCTCGCCCTCCGTTTCGCCCTCGAGCCCGGCAAAGGCCTCGCGGACCTCGGCCTCGAGCCGCTGTGGCAGCGGTGCCTCCAGGATGCGCGCGCGAATCGCCCGGCCCGCCTCGGCGAGCGCGATAACGTCGTCGCTATCGAGCGCCCGTAAACGCCCGGCGATCTCGTCCTCGAGGCCGCTCTCCGCGAGAAAATCCC includes:
- the ppsA gene encoding phosphoenolpyruvate synthase, encoding MASYIRPFSTLGMTDLDEVGGKNASLGEMIGKLVGAGVRVPGGFATTAAAYRDFLAESGLEDEIAGRLRALDSDDVIALAEAGRAIRARILEAPLPQRLEAEVREAFAGLEGETEGELAVAVRSSATAEDLPEASFAGQQETYLNVRGVLEVLAAVRKVYASLYNDRAIAYRVHHGFDHGEVALSAGVQRMVRSDLGASGVVFTLDTESGFREAVFITSSYGLGELLVQGAVNPDEFYVYKPGLRADRPAILNRTLGSKALKMVYGEGAEAVRTVDVDAEARGRFSLTDEEVLALARQALIIEDHYGRPMDIEWAKDGQDGRLYILQARPETVRSRTGRVLERFSLKGRGELLITGRSVGQRIGAGRARVIRDAREMDKVEAGDVLVTDMTDPDWEPVMKRASAIVTDRGGRTCHAAIIARELGIPAVVGTGEASHLIEDGSEITVSCAEGDTGNVYKGLLDFEVDRVELSAMPELGVKIMMNVASPERAFAFAALPNAGVGLARVEFIINNVVGVHPRALIDYPELPSELKVLVEARTAGYKNPADFFVEKLAEGVATIAAAFAPKPVIVRLSDFKSNEYAHLLGGDRYEPKEENPMIGFRGASRYRSAAFAEAFALECRAMKRVREEMGLENVEIMIPFVRTVGEAAEVVKILAGHGLRRGENGLKLIMMCEVPSNAILAESFLEHFDGFSIGSNDLTQFTLALDRDSGLVAGLFNERDPAVKALMHRAIGACKEAGKYIGICGQGPSDHPDFALWLMDEGIDSISLNPDTVLETWLYLAKRQPKRQGQPA